One part of the Rutidosis leptorrhynchoides isolate AG116_Rl617_1_P2 chromosome 1, CSIRO_AGI_Rlap_v1, whole genome shotgun sequence genome encodes these proteins:
- the LOC139863895 gene encoding transcription factor MYB12-like: MGRAPCCEKAGLRRGRWTTEEDETLIKYIRSNGEGSWKSLPKNAGLLRCGKSCRLRWINYLRKDLKRGNMSVEEDELIVKLHNEFGNRWSVIASHLPGRTDNEIKNHWNSRLSRQIYRFFTNKNKDTQTSIDLATLVNQKKQRVGRVSRSIAKKYNKHKNFNNNNNNNKSSPLIETEKEVCDDVISDELGSDMLVLQDDELIDVHSFVESEDVDLNGDLSIMDEDYEKWLAEIESENQNKGKNLNDVENQNIGENVTMMSYFDEIDLDMEFGLRGYNYDYGEDDTLIWLWNNGNL; encoded by the exons ATGGGAAGAGCGCCTTGTTGCGAAAAGGCAGGGCTACGAAGAGGGAGATGGACAACCGAAGAAGATGAAACACTTATTAAATACATTCGATCCAACGGTGAAGGTTCTTGGAAATCTTTACCTAAAAATGCTG GACTGTTAAGGTGCGGAAAAAGTTGTAGGCTGAGATGGATAAACTATTTGAGGAAGGACTTGAAAAGAGGTAACATGAGTGTTGAAGAGGATGAATTGATTGTCAAGTTACATAATGAGTTTGGAAACAG GTGGTCTGTGATAGCAAGTCATTTACCAGGACGAACGGACAACGAAATAAAaaatcattggaattctcgtttaAGTCGTCAAATCTACCGTTTCTTCACAAACAAAAACAAAGACACACAAACATCAATTGATTTGGCCACCTTGGTTAATCAAAAGAAACAAAGAGTTGGTCGCGTAAGCCGTAGTATTGCAAAAAAGTATAACAAACATaaaaattttaacaataataataataataataagtcaagtCCACTTATAGAGACGGAAAAAGAAGTGTGTGACGATGTTATTAGCGACGAGTTGGGATCGGACATGTTAGTGTTACAAGATGATGAATTGATAGATGTCCATAGTTTTGTGGAGAGTGAAGATGTGGATTTAAATGGGGATTTGAGCATAATGGATgaagattatgaaaaatggttaGCAGAAATTGAAAGTGAGAATCAGAACAAAGGAAAGAATTTGAATGATGTTGAAAATCAGAACATTGGTGAAAATGTAACAATGATGTCATATTTTGATGAGATTGATTTAGATATGGAGTTTGGTTTGAgaggttataattatgattatggtgAAGATGATACGTTGATCTGGCTATGGAACAATGGCAATCTTTAA